AATTGTATTAGTTAACCTCTAATCAAGCAATGCCTAGGGTTGATGTGCGTCGGCTACCCTTGCGGGGCCGACGTTTCCTTGATCCAAGCCTCCCCTAAGCGTAGCGAAAAGTATCCCAGGGCGATCGCCCCCAATCATCTTTGTTCGGCAAAAAATCTATCGCTAAACCTGTGGAAAAAACCCCTTTTTCTGGGGATAAACCTGTGGAAAACCTGGGGAAAAGTATGGGCAAATGGTGGAAAACTATTCTAGGTATAAATACTCTGTTAATAACTAGCCTGTTTTTCCCCAGGTTTTCCACAGATCGAGAAAGGCGCTACGGTATGGCCTGATTTGATCCCCAGGGTTTTCCACATTTTCCACAGGCCCTACTACTACTGATCCTTTAAAGCTTTCTTATAGGCCGGATCCGGCCATTAGCGCGCAGGATTTTTCTTTTTCAGCCTGATTGAAGCTTTCGTGGTGAGGGTGTTACGATAGCGTTCCAAGCTGAAGTTGAAATCCTAGTCCAAACCTCAGGGCACGGTCGTTGAGGGTGTAGTCTGGTGAACGGGGCTATCACGAGACAGGACGAGGTTCATGGGTCAGCTTCGCTTCAGGATGGGCAGGTTAGGATTTAGGCTAGAACGGTGGGTATGTTTGTGTGGAAATGGGTGATGAAACAGCAGCTTTTGAGGGGGTTTGACCCGATCTGGGTTATTAATCCACAAAAGTTTTCCACAGGTTTACCACAGCCTAGGACGTTTAGAGAATCTTAAGTTTCCTTGATCTACCAATGTTTTCAGGCGTTTGCGCTTGGACGTATTCCACAAATTCCACAGGCTCTGACCATGGTCTTGCAGGTTCTTCAGCAGGGCATGGTATGGGTCGCTCAGCAGGTCTTCAGTCATGAAATTCATTTGTACTCAGAGCGAACTGAATACCCATTTGTCCTTGGTCAGCCGAGCGGTGCCGTCGCGTCCTAGCCATCCAGTGTTAGCCAACGTGCTGGTGGCGGTGGATGAAGCAACCCAACGGGTGACCATGACGGGATTTGACCTCAGTTTGGGGGTGCAAACGGTGTTTCCGGCTCAGGTGGAGGCTGGAGGACGGCTGACGCTGCCCGCTAAGCTGCTGAGCGATATCGTGTCGCGGCTGCCGGCGGGGGATGTGACGGTGAGCAACGAAGACAACGAGGCGATCGCCATTTTGACCTGTGCTGCCGGTAGCTACAAGGTGCGCGGTATGGACGCTAGCGAGTATCCAGAACTGCCCACCCTAGAGACGTCGGAGGTAGCCCATCTGCCCGTCGATGCCCTGATTGACGGGTTGCGAGGTTCCCTGTTTGCCACCAGTGCAGATGAGAGCAAGCAGGTGCTGACGGGGGTGCATCTGGCGGTCGAAAGCGACAGCTTAGAATTTGCTGCCACCGATGGTCACCGCTTGGCCGTGGTGCAAACCCCCATGGATCGGGAGGGCGGCTCGGTGGCTGAGACTGGCGATGCCCGGCTGGACGTGACGGTGCCCGGTAAGGCGCTGCGAGAGCTAGAGCGGATGTTGCAAATGCCCCAGGCTGGGGCCGCGATCGCCGTTCGGTTTGACCATAGCCAGCTCGTGATTCAGTGGGATAATCAGCAGCTTACTAGCCGTCTGCTGGAGGGGCAGTATCCCAACTATCGGCAACTGATTCCCCAAC
This portion of the Leptolyngbya sp. CCY15150 genome encodes:
- the dnaN gene encoding DNA polymerase III subunit beta; translation: MKFICTQSELNTHLSLVSRAVPSRPSHPVLANVLVAVDEATQRVTMTGFDLSLGVQTVFPAQVEAGGRLTLPAKLLSDIVSRLPAGDVTVSNEDNEAIAILTCAAGSYKVRGMDASEYPELPTLETSEVAHLPVDALIDGLRGSLFATSADESKQVLTGVHLAVESDSLEFAATDGHRLAVVQTPMDREGGSVAETGDARLDVTVPGKALRELERMLQMPQAGAAIAVRFDHSQLVIQWDNQQLTSRLLEGQYPNYRQLIPQQFAVQMTVDRRSFASALERIAVLADQRNSIVKLELDALNQELVLSVDAQDVGSAREAIAAQISGDDLEAAFNVKYLLEGLKALPANEVQMQFNTSTSPAILTPLGGVKMTYLVMPVQIRN